The Terriglobus sp. TAA 43 sequence CCTTCGACCAGCGGCCTGAAGATTTCCGATACCCAGGGCTTCTTCGCTCCTCTGGAACACGCATGGTGGAAGGTTCGCTCCTCCGATCACGTGAAGACAGGAGAGTTGGAAGTCTCGGGTGGCCTTCCGGACGGTCTGATCGAGGGTGTGGAGTGGCCTGCACATTCCAACCGTTCCGTGGTTGTGATTGCCCTGCGAGACCACTCCGTCATTCCGGCGTTCCTTTCTACCTTCCTCCGTGTCAGTTCGTCATCGGACATTTCGCAGTCCGTTGCCGTGCTTCACGGAACACAGTTCGTCTCGTATCGAATCGGAAACGACGTCTACAAGATCGGTTCGTTGTCGATTTGGACACGTCTCCAGTTGTTCTTTTCTGAATTCCCCGCATCCGTTGTAGTGCTGGTGATCTTGGCCTCCATCCTGTTGGCGACGATCATCCGTGTATCGCTCCGCCGTCGTGCACGACTGAGGTTGCAGGGAGAGGACTAATGCTGGGAGTACGAAAAGGATGGCGCAATTGCTTCCGTCGCACTGCGGCGGTTGCCATTGCGTGTGTGACGTTGCTGTCGCAGACGGGCTGCCGGGCAGAGGTTCCCTGGCCGCTGTGGCAGTCCTATCGTGCGAAGTTTGTCGATGCGTCGGGCCGGGTCATTGACCATGACGCCAACGAGCGCACCACCAGCGAAGGCATGGCTTACGGCATGTTCTTCGCGCTCGTCACAAACGACCGCCCCACCTTTGACAAGATGCTTCGCTGGACAGAAGACAATCTGGCTGGCGGCGACCTGACCGCGCGACTTCCCGCATGGAATTGGGGCAAGTCACCGGAAGGTCAATGGAAGACGCTGGACGCCAACTCTGCAGCCGATGCTGATCTCTGGATGGCCTACGATCTCGTCGAAGCCGGACGCATGTGGAAGGATGATCGTCTCGCGAAACTCGGCACTGTACTGGCAAATCACATCGCTCAGAGTGAAGTCGCGCTGATACCCGGGTTGGGCGCCGTGTTGCTTCCAGGCCCACAGGGTTTTCATCCCGATCAAAACATCTTCATTCTGAATCCCTCATACACGCCGCCGCAGGTGGTTGCACGGCTGCGGTTTGATTCTCCTACGGGGCCCTGGGCCTCGTTACTGGAGAGCTATCCCATGCTCGTCCAGGGAAGCTCTCCTGCCGGATACGCCATGGACTGGGTCACCGCAGGAACAGGCGTACGTCCCAGCGGAACGCCGGCACAGCTGGCCACCGGCAAGACAGACTTCACCCCGATCGGCGCTTACGAAGCCATCCGTGTGTATCTCTGGCTCGGCATGGCCGACAAAGGCACGGTTGGAATCTCCGAGTCGCTGGGTTATCTGCAAGGCATGGGCCGCTACATGCAAACGGCTCCAACGCCGCCCCTTCAGGTAGATTCCACCGGAAAAATCCTTAATCCGGAGGGCACTGTCGGATTTTCAGCGGCCATGATTCCTTACCTCGTCGCTACCGGCCGCATGAGCCAGGCCAAGTCGCAGAACGACCGCCTGACGGCGAGCAAGGACTCAGCCACCGGCCTCTATGGTCACTCTTCTCTGTACTATGACCAAAATCTTGCGATGTTTGCGACAGGTTGGCAGGAGGGACGTTTTCACTTCGACCGTGATGGAAAACTCAGGCTGAAATGGAAATAGGGTAGCCAAGTAGTTGTTACCACAAGAGTAAACCCTAAAAAAACCGGCTGTTCCACCCAAGAAACGAGTAAGATTCTGTGGGGAACACGGCAAACCTGACCCCCAGGTCGCGGGGCTTAGCATGCGCAGGCAGCGTACCAGCGCAGAGGCAAATTGAATGGCATACAAGGCTCCATCCCGGCGGACGCTTCTGTTCCTGAGTGCCGTTCTTCTGAGCACTCCAGGAGAACTGTGCTTGCACGCACAGACACAGCCCGCCGCCACCAGCGCAGCCACACAGGCTTTGTTGGATAAGGCTCGTTCGCTGGAGTCGCGCGGACGCATGGATATGGCTGCGCAGACCTGGCAACAGGTTTTGCTCGCCGATCCGAACAATACGGACGCACTCGCTGGTCTGGCGCGCGCCGCCAAAATGTCCGGTAACAATGCGCTGGCCAACACCTATCTGCAACGCCTGCGTTCCATCAATCCGAACGATCCCGGCATCGCTCGCGCGGAAAGCGTGATGCAGCAGGGTGCGCAACTCGCCGAATTGCAAAAGGCAGGCAAGCTTGCCGCCGCTGGAAATTACGCAGAAGCCGTGCGCATTTATCGCTCCGTCTTCGGAAACAACCCGCCGCAGGGCGAGTGGGCACTGGCGTACTACGAGACAGAAGCTGCCACGGAAGACGGTCGTCCGCACGCCATTGCAGCGCTGCGGTCATTGATGGATCGTTACCCGGCGGACTCGCGTTATCAGGTGGCTCTCGGTCGCATCCTTACGTACAACCCCAAGACGCGCGCGGAAGGCCGCAGACTGTTGGAGCGCCATCCCAATGATCCGCAGGCAGCCGAGGCGCTGAAGCAGTCGCTCGTGTGGGATGCGCAGAACCCAGCTTCGGCAGGTGACATCCGCAACTACCTCGCAAAGCACAAGGACGCGCAGTTGCAGGACGCGCTCCGCACCACAGAAGCGAATCAGCGCGCCGCAGCAAAAGGCCGCAAGCCCAGCGCCGGTACACCAGCCGCACCGTATGTAGAACCGGCCGAAAACGCTCAGCTCCGCCAATACAACGCAGAACAGAGTGCCGCCTACGCCGCGCTGAATGCGAAGCGGTTCACCGAAGCGGAAGAGCGGTTCAAGACATTGCTGGCCAAGAATCCCAACGATGCGCGCGCACTTGCGGGCATGGGATACGTCCGCATGAATCAGCAGAACTTCGGCGGCTCCATCTCCTTTCTGGAGCAGGCCAAGCAGGAAGGCGCGACGGACAAGGGGCTTGACGCCAACCTCACCACCGCGCGTTACTTCTACACAATTCAGGAGGGCGGCATCGCCCTCAACGAAAACGACCTGACCACCGCCGAACAGCAGTACCGACAGGCGCTTGCTATCCGTCCTGCTGGCCCGGAAGCGTTGCTTGGACTCGCGGGAACACTCGCCAAGGCGCAGCAGCCGGAACCTGCCAGCGCCGCGTATCAGGAATACATCCGTCTGAAGCCGCAGGCCATCGAAGGTTGGCGTGGTCTGTTCATGTCGCAGTATCAGGCTGGCCATGCTGCCGCTGCGCTCGACACAGAACGTCGCACGCCGCAGACCATCCGCACGCAACTCATGCGTGATCCGGACTATCTCCGTTCGCTGGCATCGGCGTATTCCGCAGTTGGCCGCGATGCGGATGCACAACGCGTTTTGCGTTCGGCGCTCGATATGCCTTTTCCTGCGGGAGCGCAGGGTCTGAAGGCAGACACACAGCTTCAGTACGCCAGCCTGCTGTTGCAGGCAAACCATCTTGATCAGGCCGCTGGCCTGTACCGGCAGGTACTTTCAGCGGACCCTACGAACGCGCTCGCATGGCAGGGATTAGTTAACACTCTGCACACCATGCATGACGATGCGGGCGCGATTCAGACATTGGAGAGCATGCCGCCTGTTGTTTACGATCAGGCGCTCCGTGACCCCGGCTTCCTCGGCACCGCCGCAGCCATCTATCAATCGCAAAACAAGTACGACATCGCGCAAAGCCTGTTGGAGCGCGCCATCGCGCAGCAGAACACTGCAGGCCAGCGCATCCCTGCGCCCCTCCAGCTGCAGTTGGCGGGCCTGTATCTTCAGCGCAACGACGCAGCACACGCCTTTCCCATCTACCAGCGCATCCTTAGCGAAAACCCGGATCGAGTAGATGCATGGAAGGGGCTGCTGACCGCGCTGCATACCGCAGGCCGTGACCGCGACGCTCTCGCGCAGGTGCAGCAGATTCCAGTGGCCACGCGCAAGACGCTCGAAGGTGACGTGGAATATCTCCAGACCATTGGCAATATCTATAACAGCCTCGGTCAGCCTTCGCAGGCCATGCTCTTCCTGAACCGCGTGCAGCAGCGTTACGCAAGCCAGCACACGGTACCACCGGCAGACATCGACATTCAGAATGCCTGGCTGCTCTTTAACGGGCAGAACGACGTTGGTCTCTATCGCCAGTTGTTGGTGCTTGGCAGCCGCCAGGATCTTTCCGATGAACAGCGCCGTACGGTACAGGTGATCTGGGCCAATTGGGCCGTTCGCAAAGCAAATCAATCCGCTGCTGCGAACAACGAGAAGCGCTCACTCGCAATCCTGAACGCCACAGCGAAAGCCTTCCCGGATAACCCCGGAGTCATCAAGGCGCTGGCAGGCGGATACCTCCGCGCCGGATTGCCCAAGCAGGCAGTTTCCATTTTCAAAGCGCAGGACATGAGCACCGGCTCCGCAGCGGATTACAAGGCCGCGGTCGGTTCCGCGCTCGCTGCGAATGATCTCAAGGACGCCGAAAACTGGCTGCGTTACGCGCTGGATCAGTATCCCCGCGATGGCCAGATCCTGAACCTTGCTGCCCGTTTCGAGCAGGCCCGTGGCGACAGCACGCGTGCGGCCGATTACTACCGCGCATCGCTCGCGGCACAGCCGCAGCCCGACCCCGGTTCGGAGCTGGCAAGCATCCTCAACCAGCCATCGCCGCAGCTGAACCCGCGCCAGCTGCCCAGCCCCACGCAGGCCGAGGGCCTTGCGCAGCTTCTGGCTCCTGGACAGGAAGATCGCAATCCGGACGGCACCCCCATGACGCAGCCTCCGGCACATCCGTATCTTCCGAATGCGTCGAACTCGTATGGCCAGGCTCCAGTGCAGATTGGTACCCAGGCACCGCTGCCGGGTTCCGGATACGCTCAGCCTTACAACGGCAACACCGCTCAGCCGACGGTGCCGTCGTACATGGCGAACCCCAATTCGACGGTGCGTCAGCAACCTTCCACGCAGCGTCTGCGTGACTACGTCCCGAATTCCGGCACTCTGCCTGCCCCAGGCTCCATCGTGTATCCCGGTGTCTCGGAAAATTACGCAATGCCGGATGTAACAGGGCATGCACAGGAAGCTCCGCTAACCGCAAGCGCACAGCCGCTCTCCTCCGAGACGGACCTACCAGGAACAGCACCAGACGCCTCGCTCGCGTACCAGCACGAACAGATTCGACGTTCGACCGAGCAGGCTCAGTCCGGGAATACCTCGGAACCGCTTTATCTTGCGGGATCGCACAGGGAAGGGGCGCAGACTGGCCAGTTCAACGGCGAAGTCTATGGTCCGTACGTCCCCTACGTTGCGCCCTCGCAGCAGAACGCGACACCGATGGTCACGTACTCGCCCAGCGACGTGCACGTTCCTACTCGCGCGGTCAGCAACACCAAGCGCGGCGGGAAGACGGTACATCCTGAGATCGCCGCTGCGGAAGCCGCCGCACAGCGCCGTCGCCAGTCTGACCCACGTGGCATGATGGGGCAGAGTACTCCGCCCGACGAGATCGCCGACGGTACGCCTCGCAGTGCGCAGTACACGCAAACCCCTGCGCCCGGACAGATGGGCCAGCCATCGTCCTTGCCTGCGACGGCACCCACGAATACGCAGCCGTACGACACGTCGTCCACCAATGACGGCAACACCTACCGTCAGGGCCTGGGCAGTACGCGTACCACCACGACTCAGCCTGGCCGTTCGTACAACAACTACGGTATCCAGAGCAGCGAGAACACCTACGGCCAGCAGTATCCGCAACCCACGCGCCCTGTGATCAAGGGCACCACCACCGCTCACCGCACCACTCGCTCGCGTTCGGCCACCTCGATTTCTGGCGTGGGTCAGGCGTCAGCTCCGATCTTCTATCCGGCAGCGCCCAGCGAGCTTTCGACGCAGCCATACCCGGATCTACCGCCATACAACAACGGCAACAATCGCATCCCCACGGATGGCGACCTGGTCGCGCGTAGCGTGCCGCCTCTCCGTGGGTATTACGATCCGAACGAGAAGGTAGCGCCACCGCTCAACGAGCGTCAGCAGACAGAACTCGACCTTGCCACACTGGAATCCAGCTACTCCGGTTGGGTGGGTGGCAGTGGTTGGGTACGCTTCCGTAGCGGCACACCGGGCGTCAACCGCCTCTTCGATTACGAAGCTCCCATCGAAGCCACCTTCGTTGCGGGCAACCGTGTGCGCTTCTCCGTTGTCCCGAAGGCAGTTTTCCTGAACAGCGGAACGCTCGATCTCGGCACCCTGGGCGCAACGACTGCGACACCGCTACTGGGTACATTGCCTGCCACGGCCATCACCTCTCCCGCGCCGCAGTATTCTTCCGGCGTTGGCGGCGAACTGCAGATGACGAGCACGAACTTTGGCCTGGCCGTTGGTTATACGCCGTACTCGTTCCTGGTAAACAACATTACCGGCCGCGCGCGTGCGCGCTTCTTCAATCACCTGACGATCTTCGGTGAGCGCGACTCGGTGAAGGATACGCAGCTTTCGTACGCCGGTCTCCGTGACCCGGGTTCCGTAACCCCCGTCTTCTCAGGCAACATCTGGGGCGGCGTGGTCTCCACCACAGTGGGTGCCCGATTCGATTTCGGTGATGAGAAGTCAGGCTTCTACATCAGCGGCGACGGTGGCACGGTCAACGGTTACAAGGTGCTTGACAACCAGAAGCTGGAAGGCACCATGGGCGCATACTTCCGCGTCTGGCAGGTGCCACAGTATGGTTCGCTCAACGTGGGTGGCAGCTTCTTCGGCATGCACTACGCTCACAACGAAATCCCACTGACGTACGGAAACGGCGGCTACTTCAGCCCCGAGGTCTACTTCCTGGGTTCGGTTCCCGTCACGTGGAACGGTCATTACCGTGAAAAATGGCATTACACGGTTGCCGGTGCCATCGGCGTGCAGACCTTCGTTCAGGACACGGCGAAGTACTATCCCATGTCCGACTCCGCCAGCGTGGCGCTGTTTAACGGCTCACTCTCTGGCTGCTCTCTGACTGAGATTGCTCAGAAGACCTGCGCCACGGCCTACAACGCACGGAGCACCTCCACAGGAGCCAACTTCAACATCGGTGGTCAGTTCAGCTATCAAGTGGCCGAACACTGGTACGTGGGTGGAGCGCTGGCTGCGAACAACACTAACAACTACACGATGGTGCAGCCCACCTTCTTCGCGCGTTACCTTTTCAAGGCACAGTACCCCACGGACGACTATCCGACGGGCCTGTTCCCAATGGAAGGACTCCGTCCGCTACGCGTTCCATAACCGCTTGATGCATTCGTTGAATAAAAAGCACAGCTTCGGCTGTGCTTTTTTGCTGCATCGCATCAGGGAAGGCGGCAGACCTTCGCATCTGTGTTGCGATACGGGCAGAGAAACGTCGTTTCAGCATCTGCTGGCAACAAGATCCACGACGCTCCAAACGAGCGTAATCGCTGGATACGCTGTAAGTCGGACACGCCAGCCAGCCCCTCCTGTGCCTGGCTTCCTACCCACCACGTGTCCGCCAGCTCCGGCACAACGGAGGCAATGCCGCCATCCTTTGCCGCATCGGGAATCGTGCTTCGTTGCGCAATGGCCCGCACCATCTGGGCATCCTCGCCGCGCATCGTCGTGTAGTGCGCGTCCACTGCAATCAGCGCATCCGCTGATGTGTTTTGCCGAAGCCAAAGCGCAGCTTCCTTATATCCATTGCCACTTGTACCCCGGGGATTTTCCCAATGGGCAGAGTGCGGATAGATTTCCCGTTGCATAAACAACATTCCACCGATAGCGCCAAGCGCGAATAGATACATTCCATAGCGCCTCAGCATTCCTGCTGCAGGAGCTGCCAGCCATCCGCCCAGCATTAATACAAAAACAATCGAGACAGGATGCAACAACCGCAACGGTTGCAAGCGCGCCAGCAGAAAAGCTGTATCACCCGTATGGATGAGCAGCAACGCGCCAGCAGTCACAGTCATCAACGAAGCTGCCATCGCTGCAGCAAGCGCCTGAGCCGTAGAAGACATCATCTTGCTTTTGCCTGTAGCGATGACCAGAAGCATCAGCATGGGCGCGATCAGACCAATCCACTCGTACCACTGCCACTGAGAAGGGAACCAGTAACCCCGCGACAGCGAAGCGGCACGCACAGCAGCGGAATCAACAGGTGCCACCATCTGGATCGCCGCCATAAAGCTAACGACAGCCAGCGCAAGCAACACAAAGTCACGTGTCCGCTTCGCCGATCTCTGCCAAATCAGCAGAAAAACAGCAGGCAACAGGGCCCACAGCGTCATCAGCGGATGAACGGCAAACGAAACGACCGCGCATACAGCGGCGGCGCCATATCGTTTGCGCAGAATGGCGGTAAGCCCCAGCAGGATCAGCGGTGTGGAGAACGAACGAGACGTCAGATACGGGTCCGCAAGGTAGAGCGATGTCCCGCCCACAGGCATGCCCATAGCCAGGGCAAACAGCAGCGTTGAGCAGACTTGCTGCCGTCGCTCACGAAACAGTACGCAGGCGATTCCATGCGCTGCCGCCACGGTAGCTGCAATCGACAGTAGAAACAGCCCCGTCACCAAGACTTCCTGCGGCATGTGGCTCTGCTGAACCATTTCCGCCACAACCGGAATGAACAGGCTCTTGCCGGTATGCGCCACCGCAAAGGCTCGAAACGCAGGAAATAACGACGGATTTAGCTGCAGCGCCAACGCCGACGCATAAATACCGCCATCCTCCGCATATGGGTGGTATCCCAACAGTGCCGCGGCCACCAGTGATAACGCCGCCAGGAACAGCAGCGTCGTCCGCGTGTTGCCTTCTGTTGCATTCATCGAGCGCAAATGCGCTTCTGTAAGAATCGAAACCGTTGCCATGTATCGGGTGCGAGTACTTAAGACTAACGTGCAGAGTTAACCGTACGCAGCGGCTTCTTCTGCCAATCTTCGTATAATCGGTGAGGCATGTCCCAATTTCATTCCCGCCCGTATCCCCGCAGAGCAGGAGCTATTGTTTGAGCGAAAAGCCGTCCAGCAACGCAAGCCGCTACTGGAAACTCATTCCTGGGCTTCTCATCTCTGCCTTTTTCCTGTGGCGGACACTTCGCGGATTCCACCTGGATGAACTGCGCGATGTGCACTTCGGCCATCCCGTATGGATTCTGGGTGTACTGGGCTTCATCTCAGTCGACTACGGCCTCCGCAGCTACCGCTGGTGGCTCATGTTGCGCCGGTATAACGCGCGCCTCACCGCATGCTTCCGCGTTCTGTTAACCAGTCTGGCCGCAAACAATATCCTGCCGTTCCGCATTGGCGATTTCCTGCGTATCTTTGCTTACGCCCCGGATGTAAACGCATCCTCGTCCGCTGTACTCAGCACCGTCGTACTGGAACGGCTGCTGGATACGGTGATGCTTCTTGGCTTCTTTGCCGTGGCTGCCCCTGGCTTGGAAAGCAGTTTCAGTGCATTCTCATTCCATGGCTATGGCGTCGCTCAGACGGTTCGCCTGGTGCTCGTCATTCTGGTGTTCTGCCTGTGCCTGCTTCTCTTCGGCACGCACCTTCTGCACATCCTTGTGCAGAAACTTGTCGCGCGTTACGGCAATCACCCACGCACGCGCAAGTTCGGAGAGTGGGCTGAGCAGTTGTTTGATGCTATCGTGCACATCCCTTTCTCGGTGCGTTTTCTGCTCGTGCTGCTCACAGCCGTCGTCTGGCTCTGTGAAGGCATGGTCTTTTATTCCACCGCACAGCTCCTAGGCCTCAACACCTTCCGTGGCTCCATGCTGGCGTCCATTCTCAGCAATCTGAGTTTTATGCTGCCCAGTGCTCCGGGTGGCATCGGCCCCTTTGAAGCATTCGGCAAGCTCGCCATGGAGTCTCAGGGAGTGCCCACTTCGTTGGCCATCCTGTACGCACTCTTTGTGCACTTCGTCATCTTTATGATCGTCAACATCGTCGGCGGCATCGGCTTCCTGATCAACCGCAAAGAGCATGGCGGTAAAACGCTCTCGGATGAAATTCATTCACTCCCGCCAGAAGCCGATCTCCTGTAAGCGAAGAACCACTGCGTACAAACGCAGCCCATGTAGAAAGAACGAACTATGTATCGCAAGCTCAAACAGGCACTGCTGGAAACCACAGCAAACGTGCTGCAAACAAAGTACGAAGTAACCGGCGCAAACATCGCCACGGAACTACCGCCGAATATCGCGTTGGGTGAAATCGCCACGCCTGTGGCTTTTGAACTCGCAAAGCGCCTGCGCAAAGCGCCGAAGATGATAGCCGCAGAACTTGCCGCTGAACTCAATGGCATCGACGGCGTAGCTACGGTTGAAGTCGCCGGTGCTGGCTACCTCAACGTAAAGCTTGATCGCGCCGCGATCACGAAACGCATCGCAAAAGGTGAACACTCCGACATTGGTGGTGAAGGTCTTCGCCTCGTCGAACACACCAGCATCAATCCCAACAAGGCTGCGCATGTAGGCCATCTGCGCAACGCCATTCTTGGCGACAGCTTCGCGCGTCTTCTGCGCAAGGACGCGTACAAGTCCGGCTATCCCACCGTGGTGCAGAACTACATCGACAACACCGGCGTGCAGGTTGCAGATGTCGTCGTGGGCCTGCTGCATCTGGAAGGGAAGTCGCCTGCAGACGTGGATGCACTCATCGGCGATCTGATCGCGCGCGGCGAACGTGTCGACTACTACCTGTGGGATCTCTACGCCCGCGTCTCGCAGTGGTATGACAGCGATGCCGATCAGAAAGAAGCACGCAAGAAACTACGCCTGGACACGCTGCACCACATCGAAGAGGGCGACAACGAAATCGCAAAGGTAGCCGACCTTGTCGCCACCGCGGTTCTGGAACGCCATCTCGAAACCATGGAGCGCCTCTCCATCGAGTACGACTTCCTTCCGCGCGAAAGCGAAATCCTGCACCTGCATTTCTGGGAAGCCGCACGCCAGTTGATGGTGGAGCGCGGCGTTCTTTATCTGGAAACAGAAGGTAAGAACAAGGGCTGCTGGGTTATGCGCCGCCCCGGCGCTGAAGTGGTTGAAGGCCCCGATGAAGATGCAAAGGTCATCATCCGTTCTAACGGCACCGTGACCTACGTAGGCAAAGACATTGCGTATCACCTATGGAAGTTCGGCTTGCTCCCCGGCCGCGATTTCGGCTACAAGATCTTCCGCGAATACGAGTCGCATCCCTGCTGGATCAGCACCATGCACGGCGAAACTCCGCATCCGCACTACGGTCAGGCCGCTGCCATCTACAACGTGATTGACTCACGTCAGAACGATCCGCAGGCGAACGTGGTGGAGAGCCTTCGCGCTCTCGGTTACACCGAAGCCGCCGCGAACTACACCCACATCAACTACGCGATGGTCGCGCTCACACCGCGTTGCGCAATCGATCTCGGATACACACTGAGCGATGCCGACAAAGAGAAGCAGCATCTCGAAGTCAGCGGTCGCAAGGGTTTCGGTGTAAAGGCAGACGATCTTCTCGATCGCCTGATTGCAGCAGCCAAGTCTGAAGTCGACGCACGTCATCCTGAAGATCCCGAATCGCAGCGTCAGCGTTCGGCGGAACAGATCGCAGTTGGTGCTCTGCGTTACTTCATGCTGAAGTACACACGCAACACCATCATCGCGTTTGATTTCCGCGATGCGCTTTCCTTCGAAGGTGAAACCGGCCCATATGCGCAGTACTCTGCAGTGCGCGCCGCAAACATCCTGAAGAAGGCAGGCGTTACGGAACAGCACGCGATCAACGACATTGCCGACGTCGATCTGGCTCCCTACTTCGAAGATGAGGCAGGCGACAGTCTGTGGGCCATGTGGCTCATCCTGTCGCGTGTGACAACGATTGTGGAGCAGTCCATCGCTGCAGCAGAACCCGCAATCGTTGCGCGTTTTGCCTTCCAACTCGCGCAGGAGTTCAACAACTTCTACCACCGCAATCACGTGTTGAACGAAACTGATGCCGCAAGAAAGAAGCTGTTGCTGGCAACCGCCGCAGTAGCTTCGCGAGAACTAGCACGCGTTCTCGGATGGCTCGGTATCGAAGTGCCGTTGTCAATGTAAAGGAATGAGGTCAACGCAATCCTCGCGTTGACCTCATCACCTGTCTACAAGCGCATCTTCTAAGATTCCCACCAGCTCCAGCGGATGAATTGGCTTGGAGATCGTCCGCGTCACACCAAGTCGTTCCATCTCCGTTGCATCTTCTGGCAAGACTCCATTCACAAACAAAATGGCAGGCGTCATCACGCCGCGTTCGCGCAGTTGATATAGCAACGCCAACCCATCCACGTTTGGCATCTTCTTGTCGGTAAGAATCACATCGACATGATTTGCTGCCACGATCTCCAGTGCCTCTGCACCATCCTCCGCGGTGAGAACCTGTGCCCCCATCCGCCTTAATAGCACAGAGAAGGTCAGTCGCAACACAGGTTCGTCGTCGACAACAAGGACGGTGCTCTCAGCCAACGTCATTGCGCCAACGCCCGCACCCATTCCACAATCGAGCGCACTGCAACGCCGCTCGGCCCCTTGGCGATGTACGAACGCGCATCGTCAATCCAGGCCTGTCCTGCAATGTCCAGATGAACCCAGGGCGTGTCGCCCACAAACTCCTTCAGGAACATCGCAGCGGTACTCGCACCACCCCACCGGTCCATACCCGTATTGCGGATGTCAGCAATGTCGCTCTTGATCAGGTCGCGATAGTCATCCGTGCAGGGAAGCTGCCAGAAGGTTTCGTTCGTCTGATTCGCAGCCTCGCGGAACATCGCAACCGTCGCATCATCGTTTGAGAACAAACCGCTGTTCAACTTGCCCAGTGCAACAACGCACGCGCCCGTCAGCGTTGCCGCATTGATGAGATGAGTCGCACCCAGCGTCTTCGCATAGTGCAGTCCATCCGCCAGCACCAGCCGCCCTTCAGCATCTGTGTTCATCACTTCAATGGTCTTGCCGCTCATTGCGGTCAATACATCGCCCGGCTTATAAGCAGAGCCACTCGGCATGTTCTCCGCAGAACACACAATACTGATCACTTCGACCGAGGGCTTCAACGCAGCAATCGCCTGCATTGCACCAATCATGGCGGCGGCACCGGCCATGTCGTACTTCATCTTGTCCATGCCATCCGCAGGCTTGATGGAGATGCCGCCGGTGTCGAACGTAATGCCCTTACCCACAAGGCCCACCACGTTGCTATTCGTGGCTTTCGCAGGCTTATAGCGCATCACGATGAGCGCAGGCGGCTCCACAGAACCTTGTGCCACGCCAAGGAACGCACCCATGCCTAGTTCTTTCAGCTTCTCCGTGCTGTGGACTTCGCAGGACAGCCCATTGGTCTCGCACATCGCAGCAGCGCGCTTACCAAGCTCTGTAGGAGTCAGCACGTTACCGGGCTCGTTCACCAGCGTTCGCGCAAAGTTCTGCGCAGCCGCAAAAACTTCACCTTCGCGGAATCCATTCTCGAGTTCCACCTGCGTCGATGAGTCGCCAAGCACAACAACGTTCTGCATGCTGCGATCTTCGCGCTGGCTGCGATACGTATCCGCATCGTA is a genomic window containing:
- the bcsZ gene encoding cellulose synthase complex periplasmic endoglucanase BcsZ codes for the protein MLGVRKGWRNCFRRTAAVAIACVTLLSQTGCRAEVPWPLWQSYRAKFVDASGRVIDHDANERTTSEGMAYGMFFALVTNDRPTFDKMLRWTEDNLAGGDLTARLPAWNWGKSPEGQWKTLDANSAADADLWMAYDLVEAGRMWKDDRLAKLGTVLANHIAQSEVALIPGLGAVLLPGPQGFHPDQNIFILNPSYTPPQVVARLRFDSPTGPWASLLESYPMLVQGSSPAGYAMDWVTAGTGVRPSGTPAQLATGKTDFTPIGAYEAIRVYLWLGMADKGTVGISESLGYLQGMGRYMQTAPTPPLQVDSTGKILNPEGTVGFSAAMIPYLVATGRMSQAKSQNDRLTASKDSATGLYGHSSLYYDQNLAMFATGWQEGRFHFDRDGKLRLKWK
- a CDS encoding cellulose biosynthesis protein BcsC; the encoded protein is MHAQTQPAATSAATQALLDKARSLESRGRMDMAAQTWQQVLLADPNNTDALAGLARAAKMSGNNALANTYLQRLRSINPNDPGIARAESVMQQGAQLAELQKAGKLAAAGNYAEAVRIYRSVFGNNPPQGEWALAYYETEAATEDGRPHAIAALRSLMDRYPADSRYQVALGRILTYNPKTRAEGRRLLERHPNDPQAAEALKQSLVWDAQNPASAGDIRNYLAKHKDAQLQDALRTTEANQRAAAKGRKPSAGTPAAPYVEPAENAQLRQYNAEQSAAYAALNAKRFTEAEERFKTLLAKNPNDARALAGMGYVRMNQQNFGGSISFLEQAKQEGATDKGLDANLTTARYFYTIQEGGIALNENDLTTAEQQYRQALAIRPAGPEALLGLAGTLAKAQQPEPASAAYQEYIRLKPQAIEGWRGLFMSQYQAGHAAAALDTERRTPQTIRTQLMRDPDYLRSLASAYSAVGRDADAQRVLRSALDMPFPAGAQGLKADTQLQYASLLLQANHLDQAAGLYRQVLSADPTNALAWQGLVNTLHTMHDDAGAIQTLESMPPVVYDQALRDPGFLGTAAAIYQSQNKYDIAQSLLERAIAQQNTAGQRIPAPLQLQLAGLYLQRNDAAHAFPIYQRILSENPDRVDAWKGLLTALHTAGRDRDALAQVQQIPVATRKTLEGDVEYLQTIGNIYNSLGQPSQAMLFLNRVQQRYASQHTVPPADIDIQNAWLLFNGQNDVGLYRQLLVLGSRQDLSDEQRRTVQVIWANWAVRKANQSAAANNEKRSLAILNATAKAFPDNPGVIKALAGGYLRAGLPKQAVSIFKAQDMSTGSAADYKAAVGSALAANDLKDAENWLRYALDQYPRDGQILNLAARFEQARGDSTRAADYYRASLAAQPQPDPGSELASILNQPSPQLNPRQLPSPTQAEGLAQLLAPGQEDRNPDGTPMTQPPAHPYLPNASNSYGQAPVQIGTQAPLPGSGYAQPYNGNTAQPTVPSYMANPNSTVRQQPSTQRLRDYVPNSGTLPAPGSIVYPGVSENYAMPDVTGHAQEAPLTASAQPLSSETDLPGTAPDASLAYQHEQIRRSTEQAQSGNTSEPLYLAGSHREGAQTGQFNGEVYGPYVPYVAPSQQNATPMVTYSPSDVHVPTRAVSNTKRGGKTVHPEIAAAEAAAQRRRQSDPRGMMGQSTPPDEIADGTPRSAQYTQTPAPGQMGQPSSLPATAPTNTQPYDTSSTNDGNTYRQGLGSTRTTTTQPGRSYNNYGIQSSENTYGQQYPQPTRPVIKGTTTAHRTTRSRSATSISGVGQASAPIFYPAAPSELSTQPYPDLPPYNNGNNRIPTDGDLVARSVPPLRGYYDPNEKVAPPLNERQQTELDLATLESSYSGWVGGSGWVRFRSGTPGVNRLFDYEAPIEATFVAGNRVRFSVVPKAVFLNSGTLDLGTLGATTATPLLGTLPATAITSPAPQYSSGVGGELQMTSTNFGLAVGYTPYSFLVNNITGRARARFFNHLTIFGERDSVKDTQLSYAGLRDPGSVTPVFSGNIWGGVVSTTVGARFDFGDEKSGFYISGDGGTVNGYKVLDNQKLEGTMGAYFRVWQVPQYGSLNVGGSFFGMHYAHNEIPLTYGNGGYFSPEVYFLGSVPVTWNGHYREKWHYTVAGAIGVQTFVQDTAKYYPMSDSASVALFNGSLSGCSLTEIAQKTCATAYNARSTSTGANFNIGGQFSYQVAEHWYVGGALAANNTNNYTMVQPTFFARYLFKAQYPTDDYPTGLFPMEGLRPLRVP